Proteins found in one Paenibacillus borealis genomic segment:
- a CDS encoding DUF5695 domain-containing protein, with amino-acid sequence MMTIISKKMRPLAIALLLVFQTLPLEVSASPSASVTAVKDEISNASLSAKVGDLGQIEELYINNNPANKQGEPVNFVLPNTTSPQNGIQHQWMGEMLFSYRTGASEVFPDNRDGFVEVDTNKTLAAGGSTQYSAINPDNPYIDKSVSADGKKVEVNFIGQNLDSTAQRVMKGFDVKSVFDMETDDGSLLWEITVKNKSSQYIEFGDIGLPMPWNNKYQTLSDTYDDRVTVHNFAGADSGYSYAIRTSGEGNFMLFTPVPDSGARIEYVDYWMHEAGEQRAADTFANWTGDSGGWYPGLNVLYIHSKDIQKTGRGYFTDASSLVLAPDQEKTYKFKFSAVRAGDNTPQESAQSPNNRSTSMEDRETNLRSILYKSGIIDAVAVPGFQTAINMPVKLDLHYDDSIVDVQSIDIQNVDENDPFDEAHIPDIKPGKSREDMVDNSRTGRGLPDGNPGYAESSQFVETKIVNGEQHHIYSLQFGSIGNNSVRVEYKLKAGNEWVDKFTQYEFNVLAELDATSEAHSEFMADQTQDKDPESATYGNYFDWYLTSGIDLSTSHWGDDWSHDNINFMTLKNYLAPDPDEIRSIETYLIDFMWERFMKNTQDSYIVANWLKDSGAYTDKDKPYTRTFSEIMEATGFFNMYRIQKAYPNLIEYRESPQFYLEKAYNIYYKRVSTGAIGFYGEQQIPDMIEALKEEGMPAESANLQKRFALDKGRNMTYANYPYGSEFEYDNTGEEGAYAAAKALRTYYPADGRAEAAEASMEMADWKTRAMRGIQPTWFHYSVPVFRGGEGWWNFQYTASLAGYIMDDWLRYEDDGRSAEQTAIAQQRNYAAKLSNFNAVNMGQITADSVGSTSWRYSMYKGGTGTKDVYDGGSRVMHNGWNDFSGESEEGLYGSLLSISSDIVTDPVFGLFGYGAQVTDDGGSYHITPKDGFGKRINLIDENIYLALESDKIERAQIQKDGKGFTLQLLNPTAKEHASRITFDGSGMENGYYNLKLNGAAAGQFYVKNHKGVAVFQMGSAESAELTIEKSAGGENQAPQMTAELATQTPQALIPFMLNGIVTDDGAPEGTLTYTWEAVSTPEGGKLSFNHPKASITQATGTKEGSYTVKLSASDGQKNGSGQVTFELAAPPEKQPPAIGQVTAAQDVANNSIVVLSGAATPDPVHSGAGESQLTYTWAVKQQPDGAADISFVGGDKAVAYARVSKAGTYVFTFTAADGDKTASKDVTIEIKEDTVDAYRALSVVTRKDTVPVLPGQVNILSGDGYSEREIAWEAIDPGSYAGTGQFEAKGTVQGSELEVRATVYVVNTGLQNAAPTAKASASFSGGDGYPEAMNNGIDPKSSADFSPNRGAANSAWHNWGREGDPAWVTYEWDQPFLAFSMDVYVFQDGGGNFRPKDMQLMLRDENGKWYTPRALKGLGNELNKYNTTTFEPGFITGARIDMKPSVNGSGILEWKVYGYTGAADKSELVKVYNYVNTLNASNFIDPGLAPVDEAKAEASAVIKNMNATDGEIFQALEKLLADLRLLSPRDGNMAFLANPSSSYTSPWESLAAVNDGKKDSGSIPHWGTWGHEGAEEWVQYEWPQGAAIQSSNLVLWSDAGGIMPPTKVVYSYIPLDSVTNEWVTAGTITDGIKVVDHTPAESSNRYTFNSVLEVKALRVTMTKQSAAGDNGVGLWEWEVIQAASNPDRPAPVTPAGVAPSVLHGDDGKLTGVTTEMEYKKEGAGEYTAITGTEITGLTAGRYYVRYIATGSLSASLDKEVIIPEGQIQEQAAPDSSGWAITHANSDNGTKGIIEGVNDTMEYRKLGDESYTPVTGTAISDLEPGSYQIRYAAAEGLQASPPVIVDIRNEAKEDRDAPSADGLVITPPAAAGGNDGKIDNVTVDMEYRRVDGDLFIPVSGTSIEGLEAGSYELRYAGTDTSNPSSAILIVVPDGIKQEQNPPAGTEVKGVDVSVAGAKDGKITGVNPAMEYRQEGGDAGSWISITGAEVTGLGSGTYEVRVKETATHYASPSLTVVISNPAVDPGPTATPDPTPAPSPTSAPADAAAPVTTPSPTPVTIKVEGHLIKVEAPKADPATGIAKAATIRQADINQALEHAQADSSNVKTVRVEIPEAEGASAYVVELPAAALASDTGNIRIEVVTEIGTIIVPSNMLKSVGAGAKSVELTLSRADTSKLDPAAKAMIGSRPVIEWAFKLDGVAVPANNLNAPAEIRLLYASGAEELANSKYLAVSYIDANGRLVQIHNADYDAAGQAMVFTAANAGKYAIVYTKKSFNDVIKDSWYAAAVETMASKGFIEGTSEATFNPGNKITRSVYLAWLVRTLELTADFNTSFSDIQNTSPYYNEIGIAKALGIALGSDGSFQPDTEITRQDMAVLTMRALRAAGRVLQNGTAEDLKKFTDASKVAKYAADDMSAMVKMGFVNGRGNVSLSPDGTTTRAEAAQVLYKIFLQ; translated from the coding sequence ATGATGACCATCATTTCTAAGAAAATGAGGCCGCTGGCGATCGCGCTGCTGCTGGTCTTTCAAACGCTGCCTCTGGAGGTTAGTGCTTCGCCTTCGGCTTCGGTGACAGCAGTAAAGGATGAAATCTCCAATGCCAGCCTGTCTGCCAAAGTCGGAGATCTGGGACAAATTGAGGAGCTGTATATTAACAATAACCCTGCCAATAAACAGGGGGAACCGGTCAATTTCGTGCTGCCTAACACTACATCGCCGCAAAATGGGATCCAGCACCAGTGGATGGGTGAAATGCTCTTTTCCTACCGTACCGGTGCCAGTGAAGTGTTTCCTGATAACAGGGATGGCTTCGTAGAAGTTGACACCAATAAAACACTGGCCGCCGGGGGATCTACGCAATATTCGGCCATCAATCCGGATAACCCTTATATAGACAAATCGGTTTCAGCAGACGGGAAAAAGGTCGAAGTCAATTTTATCGGACAGAACCTGGATTCCACCGCCCAGCGGGTAATGAAAGGCTTCGATGTGAAGTCTGTCTTCGATATGGAGACGGATGACGGTTCCTTGCTATGGGAAATTACTGTGAAGAACAAGAGCAGCCAGTATATCGAATTCGGGGATATCGGCTTGCCTATGCCTTGGAATAATAAATACCAGACCTTATCAGATACCTATGATGACCGTGTGACTGTGCATAATTTCGCTGGTGCCGACAGCGGGTATTCCTATGCTATCCGCACCAGCGGGGAAGGGAATTTCATGCTGTTCACCCCGGTGCCCGATAGCGGCGCACGCATTGAGTATGTGGATTATTGGATGCATGAAGCAGGAGAACAGCGTGCTGCGGATACATTCGCGAACTGGACAGGCGACAGCGGCGGCTGGTATCCGGGGCTGAATGTTCTGTATATTCACTCCAAGGACATCCAGAAAACCGGCCGCGGATACTTCACCGATGCTTCCAGCCTGGTGCTGGCACCTGATCAGGAGAAGACGTATAAGTTCAAATTCTCAGCGGTACGGGCCGGCGACAACACGCCCCAGGAAAGTGCCCAAAGTCCGAATAACCGTTCAACTTCGATGGAAGACCGCGAGACTAACCTCCGGTCCATCCTGTACAAGTCAGGCATCATTGATGCCGTAGCAGTGCCGGGCTTCCAGACAGCGATCAATATGCCTGTGAAGCTGGATCTGCACTATGATGACAGTATCGTTGATGTACAGTCGATCGATATTCAGAATGTGGACGAGAATGACCCGTTTGACGAAGCGCATATCCCGGATATCAAGCCCGGCAAGAGCAGGGAGGATATGGTCGATAATTCCCGGACCGGCCGCGGGCTTCCAGACGGGAATCCGGGCTACGCTGAATCGTCTCAGTTTGTGGAGACCAAGATTGTGAATGGCGAACAGCATCATATCTATTCACTTCAGTTTGGCTCCATCGGCAATAACAGCGTGCGTGTGGAATATAAGCTGAAGGCCGGTAATGAATGGGTGGATAAATTCACCCAGTATGAATTCAATGTTCTGGCCGAGCTGGATGCCACTTCGGAAGCTCATTCCGAGTTTATGGCTGATCAAACACAGGACAAGGACCCGGAAAGTGCGACTTACGGTAACTACTTCGACTGGTATCTTACAAGCGGTATCGACCTGAGTACAAGCCACTGGGGAGATGACTGGAGCCATGATAACATCAACTTCATGACCCTGAAGAACTACCTTGCTCCGGATCCCGATGAAATCCGCTCCATTGAGACTTACCTGATCGACTTCATGTGGGAACGGTTCATGAAGAATACGCAGGACAGTTATATCGTTGCGAACTGGCTGAAGGATTCCGGCGCGTACACCGATAAAGACAAGCCTTATACACGAACGTTCTCCGAGATCATGGAAGCGACCGGATTCTTCAACATGTACCGGATTCAGAAGGCGTATCCTAATCTGATCGAGTACCGGGAATCGCCGCAGTTCTATCTGGAGAAGGCTTATAACATCTATTATAAGCGTGTTTCCACCGGAGCCATCGGTTTCTATGGCGAGCAGCAGATTCCGGATATGATTGAAGCCCTGAAGGAAGAGGGAATGCCGGCCGAGTCGGCCAATCTGCAGAAGAGGTTCGCCCTCGATAAGGGGCGGAATATGACTTACGCCAACTATCCTTACGGGTCGGAATTTGAATATGATAATACCGGCGAGGAAGGGGCTTATGCTGCAGCCAAGGCGCTGCGCACCTACTACCCTGCAGACGGGCGTGCAGAAGCAGCTGAGGCTAGTATGGAAATGGCCGACTGGAAAACCCGTGCCATGCGCGGTATTCAGCCTACCTGGTTCCATTACTCCGTGCCGGTCTTCCGCGGCGGCGAGGGCTGGTGGAATTTCCAATATACGGCGTCATTAGCCGGATACATTATGGATGACTGGCTCCGCTATGAGGATGACGGCAGGTCCGCGGAGCAGACCGCGATTGCGCAGCAGCGCAACTATGCCGCGAAGCTTTCGAACTTCAATGCCGTCAACATGGGGCAAATCACGGCGGATTCTGTCGGCAGCACTTCCTGGAGATATTCGATGTATAAAGGAGGCACCGGCACCAAGGACGTATACGATGGCGGCTCGCGCGTCATGCATAACGGCTGGAATGATTTTTCCGGTGAATCTGAGGAAGGCCTCTATGGCTCTTTGCTCAGCATCAGCTCCGATATTGTGACAGATCCGGTATTCGGACTGTTCGGATACGGCGCTCAGGTCACTGACGATGGCGGCAGTTACCACATTACGCCTAAGGACGGTTTCGGTAAGCGGATCAATCTGATCGATGAGAACATCTATCTGGCTCTGGAAAGCGATAAAATTGAACGTGCACAAATTCAAAAAGACGGTAAGGGATTTACTCTGCAGCTCCTGAATCCTACCGCAAAGGAGCATGCTTCGCGGATTACGTTTGACGGATCCGGAATGGAGAATGGCTATTATAACCTTAAGCTGAATGGTGCAGCTGCCGGACAGTTCTATGTGAAGAACCATAAAGGCGTTGCTGTGTTCCAGATGGGCAGCGCGGAGAGTGCCGAATTGACCATTGAAAAGTCAGCCGGCGGCGAGAATCAAGCTCCGCAGATGACTGCAGAGCTGGCGACGCAAACTCCGCAGGCGCTGATTCCATTTATGCTGAATGGGATTGTGACCGATGACGGCGCGCCGGAAGGAACACTGACCTACACATGGGAAGCCGTCAGCACGCCGGAAGGCGGCAAGCTGAGCTTCAATCATCCGAAGGCAAGCATTACACAGGCTACCGGTACCAAAGAAGGCTCGTATACGGTTAAGCTTAGTGCGAGTGACGGGCAGAAGAACGGTTCCGGCCAAGTGACCTTCGAGCTGGCTGCACCGCCGGAGAAACAACCTCCGGCTATTGGCCAGGTGACTGCGGCCCAGGATGTTGCCAATAACAGTATTGTGGTGTTGTCCGGCGCGGCAACGCCAGATCCGGTACACAGTGGGGCAGGTGAGTCCCAGCTGACGTATACATGGGCTGTCAAGCAACAGCCGGATGGCGCAGCGGATATTTCCTTTGTAGGCGGCGACAAAGCAGTGGCTTATGCCCGTGTAAGCAAGGCAGGTACTTATGTGTTTACCTTCACCGCAGCAGACGGAGATAAGACAGCCAGCAAGGATGTAACGATTGAGATTAAGGAAGATACCGTTGATGCCTACCGGGCACTCAGTGTAGTGACCAGGAAGGATACCGTCCCGGTACTTCCCGGCCAGGTGAATATTCTGTCTGGGGACGGATATAGCGAGAGGGAAATTGCCTGGGAGGCAATTGATCCGGGCAGCTATGCGGGTACAGGCCAGTTCGAAGCCAAGGGTACAGTCCAGGGCAGTGAGCTGGAGGTACGGGCCACCGTATATGTCGTGAATACAGGGCTGCAGAATGCGGCGCCGACAGCCAAAGCCTCTGCCAGCTTCTCCGGCGGCGACGGGTATCCGGAAGCGATGAATAACGGCATTGATCCTAAGAGCTCGGCAGATTTCTCACCGAACCGCGGTGCCGCGAACAGCGCATGGCATAACTGGGGAAGAGAAGGAGATCCGGCATGGGTGACGTATGAATGGGATCAGCCATTCCTGGCCTTTTCCATGGATGTCTATGTGTTCCAGGACGGCGGCGGAAACTTCCGTCCGAAGGATATGCAGTTAATGCTTCGCGATGAGAACGGGAAATGGTATACCCCAAGGGCTTTGAAGGGACTTGGCAATGAGCTTAATAAATACAATACAACTACCTTTGAGCCTGGCTTTATTACAGGGGCCCGCATCGACATGAAGCCTTCTGTTAATGGCTCCGGTATTCTGGAATGGAAGGTATACGGATACACAGGGGCGGCAGATAAGTCAGAGCTGGTTAAGGTATATAACTATGTAAATACATTAAATGCGTCAAACTTTATAGATCCGGGTCTTGCGCCGGTTGATGAGGCGAAGGCGGAAGCTTCCGCTGTGATTAAGAATATGAATGCCACAGACGGGGAAATTTTCCAGGCACTTGAGAAGCTTCTGGCCGATCTGCGTCTGCTCAGTCCGCGTGATGGCAATATGGCGTTCTTGGCGAATCCTTCTTCCAGTTACACCTCACCTTGGGAGAGTCTGGCTGCGGTGAATGACGGGAAGAAAGATAGCGGCAGCATCCCGCACTGGGGAACATGGGGCCACGAAGGCGCAGAGGAATGGGTGCAATATGAATGGCCGCAGGGTGCTGCCATCCAAAGCTCGAACCTGGTGCTGTGGTCTGATGCCGGCGGGATCATGCCGCCTACTAAGGTTGTGTATTCGTATATCCCGCTTGATAGTGTCACCAATGAATGGGTGACAGCTGGTACGATAACCGATGGCATCAAGGTGGTTGACCATACTCCGGCAGAATCCTCGAACCGTTACACGTTTAATTCTGTGCTTGAGGTTAAGGCGCTGCGGGTTACCATGACCAAGCAATCAGCGGCAGGCGATAACGGCGTTGGCCTGTGGGAATGGGAAGTTATCCAGGCCGCATCCAATCCGGACCGCCCGGCACCGGTAACTCCTGCCGGAGTTGCACCTTCCGTTCTGCATGGGGATGACGGCAAGCTGACCGGAGTGACCACGGAAATGGAATATAAGAAGGAAGGCGCTGGAGAATATACTGCAATCACAGGAACTGAGATTACAGGCCTCACCGCCGGCAGGTATTATGTCCGGTATATAGCTACTGGTTCGCTGAGTGCCAGCCTGGATAAGGAAGTTATTATTCCGGAAGGACAGATACAGGAGCAGGCTGCACCGGATTCAAGCGGGTGGGCGATCACGCACGCCAATTCGGATAACGGGACAAAAGGTATAATCGAGGGTGTAAATGACACTATGGAATACCGGAAGCTTGGCGATGAGAGCTATACGCCTGTTACTGGTACAGCTATCAGCGATTTGGAGCCGGGCAGCTATCAGATCCGGTACGCAGCGGCAGAAGGGCTGCAAGCAAGCCCGCCGGTAATTGTAGACATCCGCAATGAAGCCAAGGAAGACAGAGATGCGCCATCAGCAGATGGCCTGGTGATTACGCCGCCTGCAGCGGCAGGCGGAAACGACGGGAAGATTGACAATGTAACTGTCGATATGGAATACCGTAGGGTGGATGGCGACCTATTCATCCCGGTCAGCGGAACCAGCATTGAAGGTCTGGAAGCCGGGAGTTATGAGCTCCGGTACGCCGGGACGGATACCAGCAATCCAAGCTCAGCGATCCTGATCGTAGTTCCTGACGGAATCAAGCAGGAACAGAATCCGCCGGCCGGTACAGAGGTCAAAGGTGTGGATGTCAGTGTAGCCGGCGCTAAGGACGGCAAGATCACCGGTGTGAATCCGGCGATGGAATACCGGCAAGAGGGGGGAGACGCTGGCAGCTGGATCTCCATCACAGGTGCAGAGGTTACAGGTCTGGGCAGCGGAACCTACGAGGTGAGAGTTAAGGAAACGGCAACTCATTATGCGAGTCCGTCCCTTACAGTCGTCATCAGCAATCCTGCTGTAGACCCTGGGCCGACTGCAACGCCGGATCCAACGCCAGCACCTTCGCCTACATCTGCACCAGCGGATGCAGCAGCACCGGTCACGACACCTTCGCCGACTCCTGTAACCATCAAAGTCGAAGGACATTTGATTAAGGTTGAGGCACCAAAGGCGGATCCGGCAACCGGTATAGCCAAAGCGGCAACAATCCGGCAGGCTGATATTAATCAGGCGCTGGAGCATGCGCAAGCAGACAGCAGCAATGTGAAGACGGTTAGAGTGGAAATACCGGAAGCGGAGGGAGCAAGTGCCTATGTGGTTGAGCTTCCCGCAGCTGCACTAGCCTCGGATACAGGCAATATCAGGATAGAAGTTGTTACGGAAATCGGTACAATTATAGTGCCTTCTAATATGCTAAAGAGCGTAGGGGCGGGTGCCAAGAGTGTGGAACTGACACTTAGCCGGGCGGATACTTCCAAGCTTGATCCAGCGGCAAAAGCCATGATCGGCAGCAGACCTGTTATTGAATGGGCTTTCAAATTGGATGGGGTGGCAGTACCAGCCAATAACCTGAATGCACCGGCAGAGATCAGACTGCTATATGCTTCTGGTGCTGAAGAATTGGCAAACTCCAAATATTTAGCTGTATCGTATATTGATGCAAACGGAAGGCTTGTTCAGATTCACAATGCTGATTACGATGCTGCCGGGCAAGCCATGGTATTTACAGCGGCAAATGCCGGTAAATATGCAATTGTGTATACCAAGAAGAGCTTCAATGATGTAATCAAGGATTCATGGTATGCAGCAGCGGTTGAAACGATGGCGTCCAAAGGCTTCATTGAAGGAACATCTGAGGCGACCTTCAATCCCGGCAACAAGATTACAAGAAGTGTGTACCTGGCCTGGCTGGTAAGAACGCTGGAGCTTACTGCGGACTTCAACACCAGCTTCAGTGATATCCAGAATACCAGCCCGTATTATAATGAAATTGGAATCGCCAAAGCGCTTGGAATCGCACTGGGCTCGGACGGCAGCTTCCAGCCGGATACGGAAATTACAAGACAGGATATGGCTGTGCTGACCATGCGTGCCTTGCGGGCAGCAGGCAGAGTCCTGCAGAATGGTACAGCTGAGGATCTCAAGAAATTTACGGATGCCTCGAAGGTAGCAAAATACGCAGCGGACGATATGTCTGCAATGGTTAAGATGGGCTTCGTCAACGGACGGGGGAATGTAAGCCTGAGCCCTGACGGGACAACAACCAGAGCAGAAGCTGCTCAGGTTCTGTATAAGATTTTCTTACAGTAG
- a CDS encoding carbohydrate ABC transporter permease codes for MSTAAYGRLRSRKRRDRILNIITFAVVILFAILAIFPIWWIFRTSLMTNAEIYKYPPSLIPDNWLFSNYEKTLQVFKFWKYLWNTMVIIVPSCLAGTFTATLCGYAFARLRFRGKNLIWALCVGSMLLPAMVTLIPLYIGWTRGLGFSDSYWPLILPYFCGGGAFNIFLIRQFIMSIPRELDQAATIDGAGYFRILFNIIMPAIKPAMIVVALFIFITLWNDLLQQMIYINSSDKYTIALGLTNFRGQLKSDWSLTMAATCLSFAPGVIFYLIGQRYFVEGITLTGLKN; via the coding sequence ATGAGCACAGCGGCATACGGCAGACTAAGAAGCAGGAAACGCAGAGACAGAATCCTGAACATTATAACTTTTGCCGTCGTCATCCTTTTCGCCATCCTGGCTATCTTCCCGATCTGGTGGATTTTCCGCACATCGCTTATGACGAACGCTGAGATTTACAAATATCCGCCCTCGCTGATCCCGGACAACTGGCTGTTCTCCAATTATGAGAAGACCCTGCAGGTATTTAAATTCTGGAAGTACCTATGGAACACGATGGTGATTATCGTCCCTTCCTGTCTGGCAGGTACATTTACGGCTACTTTGTGCGGATACGCCTTTGCAAGACTGCGTTTTCGCGGCAAAAACCTGATCTGGGCATTATGTGTGGGGTCCATGCTGCTGCCTGCGATGGTTACGCTTATTCCCCTTTATATCGGCTGGACGCGGGGGCTGGGCTTCAGTGACAGCTATTGGCCTTTGATTCTTCCGTATTTCTGCGGCGGCGGCGCGTTCAATATCTTTCTGATCCGCCAGTTTATTATGTCGATCCCGCGGGAGCTTGATCAAGCAGCAACCATCGACGGTGCCGGATATTTCCGCATCCTGTTCAATATCATCATGCCTGCCATCAAGCCGGCTATGATCGTCGTCGCGTTGTTTATCTTCATCACACTATGGAATGATCTGCTCCAGCAGATGATTTATATTAATTCAAGCGATAAATATACGATAGCCCTTGGACTTACCAATTTCCGGGGCCAGCTGAAGAGCGACTGGTCGTTAACGATGGCTGCAACCTGCTTATCCTTCGCTCCGGGTGTCATTTTCTACTTAATCGGTCAAAGGTATTTCGTAGAGGGTATTACCCTTACCGGCTTAAAGAATTAG
- a CDS encoding carbohydrate ABC transporter permease: METIKTKTINPLQKRRSRIFSAEARVAYICLIPAFLGLIFLTYLPLVGVLGISLTNWTGLKSPVFIGLDNYIKIFTTDPYIKDSIISTIYFAALSVTGSMIYSLFIALLLNRKIPARGFFRAVFYVPYVLPAAAIYVGWSWLYEGNFGFFNYVLSELGLNKILFIADSSFVVPSLSLISVWLAGNLIVIFLAGLQNVPVTYHEAAEMDGAGGWHRFRHITIPCMTPIIFYNLLMCLIANLQVVTPALALTNGGPGNSSRFLTYLMYDQAFVNYRLGYACATTLIIFAILAVFTTVLFKTSGRWIYNEGGDDK; this comes from the coding sequence ATGGAAACCATTAAGACGAAAACCATTAATCCACTGCAGAAGCGGCGTTCCCGGATTTTTTCAGCCGAGGCGCGCGTTGCTTATATCTGTTTGATTCCTGCTTTTCTGGGATTAATCTTTCTGACGTATTTGCCGCTTGTCGGTGTGCTGGGAATCAGCTTGACGAATTGGACCGGACTCAAGAGCCCTGTGTTCATTGGCTTGGATAATTACATCAAAATTTTCACTACCGATCCTTACATTAAAGACTCGATTATCTCGACCATCTATTTTGCAGCGCTATCTGTAACCGGAAGCATGATTTATTCCCTGTTTATTGCGCTGCTGCTGAACCGGAAAATTCCGGCGAGGGGATTTTTCAGAGCCGTGTTCTATGTGCCTTATGTGCTGCCGGCTGCAGCGATTTACGTAGGATGGTCTTGGCTGTACGAGGGGAATTTCGGATTCTTTAACTATGTCCTCTCTGAGCTGGGGCTGAACAAAATTCTGTTTATCGCTGATTCCAGCTTTGTCGTCCCTTCCCTCTCCCTGATCTCAGTCTGGCTGGCGGGGAACCTGATTGTTATCTTTCTGGCGGGGCTGCAAAATGTTCCGGTCACGTATCATGAAGCAGCGGAGATGGACGGTGCGGGCGGATGGCATCGCTTCCGGCACATTACCATTCCGTGTATGACACCGATTATTTTCTACAACCTGTTGATGTGCCTGATCGCCAACCTTCAAGTTGTAACACCTGCGCTGGCGTTAACGAATGGCGGCCCGGGCAACTCTTCGCGGTTCCTGACCTATCTGATGTATGATCAGGCATTTGTGAATTACAGGCTGGGTTATGCCTGCGCAACGACGCTGATTATTTTTGCCATACTGGCGGTCTTTACCACAGTGCTGTTTAAGACGTCGGGCCGGTGGATCTACAATGAAGGAGGCGATGACAAATGA
- a CDS encoding ABC transporter substrate-binding protein, with the protein MKTGKKLGAGLILTALLVSAAGCGGNEANTNKNTGTSSPGSEATKAPEASAEKVKIIYSMWGSAAEGNTTQAVADRFNASQDKIEVEVQAIPWENYMTKLNTLATAGQLPDTGMLKEDGVIQWSSEGMLNDVSAMYEGSDSKPLDSLAYKYQGKPVAYAAANEILLLYYNKDMFDKANVPYPPSALDQAWTWDQFVDAAKKLTNDKNGKHPGDDGFNAQSIVQFGASVENLPWQLEAWTLSNGGGFYSEDGTEVKVGEDASIEAIQRVADLYLKDHVAPLSVGQTDDGIQRTIIAGTVAMATNGQWNVGTSLNTAKEEGLNYGVAVLPYMKDKVTISTGGANVVFSQTKHPKEAMEWLKWYNSEENNWELISSGIWMPTLDKWYKDEALTRKWVENPNFPPYDEYKSAVVDYAQSPAARPAAWFYTNYTTDFNTLLGSILGDVWTGKTTAKDAISKNLDALKAAHTGNK; encoded by the coding sequence ATGAAAACAGGAAAGAAACTCGGGGCAGGTCTTATCCTGACTGCACTATTAGTAAGTGCAGCTGGATGCGGGGGCAATGAGGCCAATACAAACAAAAACACAGGCACATCGTCACCCGGATCAGAAGCTACCAAAGCACCTGAAGCATCTGCTGAAAAGGTCAAAATTATTTACTCCATGTGGGGCAGCGCGGCTGAGGGGAATACAACCCAGGCCGTGGCAGACCGGTTCAATGCTTCCCAGGATAAGATTGAAGTGGAGGTGCAGGCGATTCCCTGGGAGAACTACATGACGAAATTAAATACGCTTGCAACAGCCGGACAGCTGCCGGATACAGGGATGCTGAAGGAGGACGGGGTCATTCAATGGTCCTCTGAAGGGATGCTGAATGATGTAAGCGCCATGTACGAGGGAAGCGACAGCAAGCCGCTGGACAGCCTGGCCTACAAATATCAGGGCAAGCCCGTAGCCTATGCGGCGGCCAATGAAATTCTCCTGCTCTACTATAATAAAGACATGTTCGATAAAGCGAACGTACCGTATCCTCCATCTGCACTGGATCAGGCCTGGACATGGGATCAATTCGTAGATGCCGCGAAGAAGCTGACGAATGACAAGAACGGCAAGCATCCCGGCGATGATGGCTTCAATGCACAGAGCATCGTTCAGTTTGGGGCTTCTGTGGAGAATCTTCCGTGGCAGCTGGAAGCCTGGACACTCAGTAATGGCGGGGGCTTCTACTCCGAAGATGGTACAGAGGTTAAGGTCGGGGAGGACGCAAGCATTGAAGCTATTCAGAGGGTGGCTGATCTGTACCTGAAGGATCATGTTGCCCCGTTGTCGGTCGGACAGACCGATGATGGAATCCAGCGCACGATTATTGCCGGTACTGTTGCTATGGCAACTAACGGTCAATGGAATGTAGGAACCAGCCTGAATACGGCAAAAGAAGAAGGACTGAACTATGGTGTAGCTGTACTGCCATATATGAAGGATAAGGTCACCATCAGCACAGGCGGTGCCAATGTTGTATTCTCCCAAACCAAACATCCCAAAGAAGCGATGGAATGGCTGAAATGGTACAACTCCGAAGAAAACAACTGGGAACTCATCTCTTCAGGTATTTGGATGCCAACGCTGGATAAATGGTATAAGGATGAAGCACTTACCCGCAAATGGGTAGAGAATCCAAACTTCCCTCCGTATGACGAATATAAGTCAGCCGTTGTCGATTATGCGCAATCTCCTGCCGCGAGACCGGCTGCATGGTTCTATACGAACTATACAACGGACTTTAATACGCTGCTCGGATCCATATTGGGAGATGTCTGGACCGGTAAGACTACGGCCAAGGATGCGATCTCCAAGAATCTGGATGCTTTGAAGGCGGCTCATACAGGCAACAAATAA